From one Bifidobacterium sp. WK012_4_13 genomic stretch:
- a CDS encoding HAD family hydrolase, with protein MPEIIESPDAPKDIVTADLVVPNAITAQGPAKVASGQTITDVVFDFGNVLVYWDPSAALVSRYSPETINRFLDNSVSGFFDANDFLDGGESVEDVTDWMDRTHGHADAEIFRFYVEHFEDSLTGVVPGARMLIQDLRHSGIGVWGLSNWERTMFPIAWDRFEILHTLQDKVISGNVRMRKPHKDIYDLAIRQFGIDPHASLFVDDKSQNVLGANSAGMRGFQFSDSYKLRNALIAAGVDIPSVQ; from the coding sequence ATGCCTGAAATCATTGAATCGCCGGATGCGCCAAAGGACATCGTCACCGCTGACCTTGTCGTTCCCAACGCAATAACCGCTCAGGGTCCCGCCAAGGTGGCCTCTGGTCAGACGATCACGGATGTCGTCTTTGATTTTGGCAATGTGCTGGTGTACTGGGATCCGAGCGCTGCATTGGTCAGCAGATACAGTCCTGAAACGATCAATCGTTTTCTTGACAACTCGGTTTCGGGCTTCTTCGACGCCAACGATTTCCTTGATGGCGGAGAGTCCGTGGAGGATGTGACCGACTGGATGGATCGCACCCATGGTCATGCTGACGCCGAGATCTTTCGCTTCTATGTCGAGCACTTCGAGGATTCGCTCACGGGCGTGGTGCCAGGGGCCCGCATGCTCATTCAGGATCTGCGGCACTCGGGCATTGGCGTGTGGGGATTGTCGAACTGGGAGCGCACCATGTTCCCCATAGCCTGGGATAGGTTCGAGATCCTGCATACCCTGCAGGACAAGGTCATATCCGGGAATGTCCGCATGCGCAAGCCACATAAGGACATATACGATCTCGCCATTCGCCAGTTTGGCATCGACCCCCATGCAAGCCTTTTCGTCGACGACAAGTCACAGAACGTCCTGGGTGCGAATTCGGCGGGAATGCGGGGATTCCAGTTCTCGGACTCATACAAGCTGCGCAATGCGCTGATCGCTGCAGGAGTGGACATTCCTTCCGTGCAATGA
- a CDS encoding DedA family protein gives MIMAASACTTEQTGIIGAITNWLVEMMHLAGGIGVALAIALESIFPPIPSEVILPLAGFTASQGKIGLVEAIIAATVGSLLGAWTLYWLSRWIGIERLERLASKIPGVSAKDLAKADHWFEKYGTWSVLIGRVIPVVRSLISIPAGLSAMNFWRFSAWTLLGSAVWNTLLIGFGFGLAEQWCSIMSVIGIMEDAVIIVAIVVIVLLIVLWVRNLIRERHGSAER, from the coding sequence ATGATTATGGCCGCTTCCGCATGCACCACTGAACAGACAGGCATCATCGGTGCGATAACCAACTGGCTTGTAGAAATGATGCATCTTGCAGGCGGCATCGGCGTGGCGCTTGCGATTGCTCTCGAATCCATTTTCCCACCGATTCCCAGCGAAGTGATTCTGCCTCTTGCAGGCTTCACGGCGTCACAGGGGAAGATCGGTCTTGTCGAGGCAATCATCGCGGCTACGGTCGGTTCTCTGCTTGGCGCATGGACGCTGTACTGGCTTTCTCGATGGATTGGCATCGAGCGACTGGAACGCCTTGCCAGCAAGATTCCCGGCGTGAGTGCGAAGGATCTTGCCAAGGCGGACCACTGGTTTGAAAAGTATGGAACGTGGTCGGTGCTTATCGGGCGTGTCATTCCGGTCGTCCGCTCCCTGATCTCGATTCCTGCAGGTCTCAGCGCCATGAATTTCTGGCGCTTCTCCGCATGGACGCTGCTCGGCTCGGCGGTGTGGAACACTCTGCTCATCGGCTTTGGTTTCGGCCTTGCTGAACAGTGGTGTTCGATCATGAGCGTGATTGGCATCATGGAAGATGCCGTCATCATCGTCGCAATAGTGGTCATCGTGCTGCTGATTGTGCTCTGGGTGCGTAATCTGATACGGGAACGGCATGGGTCCGCAGAACGGTGA
- the dop gene encoding depupylase/deamidase Dop, protein MSVLRLMGTETEYAVSDFEDTRSNPMQLPFDVVAGVADPSTQGIRWDYGEEDPTHDARGMRLSRAAAPASMLTDAPQLHITNVIAPNGGRIYVDHAHPEYSAPETNDPFMAVRYDHAGDALMEQAAIRAGRRTGRQIQLHRNNVDGKGASWGTHENYQMLRSVPFAQVQGLMTAHFVTRQIYAGSGRVGIGERSETPGFQLSQRADYIHSRIGLQTTFERPIINTRDESHSTDEFRRLHVIVGDANRMDVPQVLKLGTTSMLLWMLEMRMLRPELNRVEGHMPLDFVDPVEAMHIVSHDLGLSARLALDGGEEITALEMQRRLLEAVERTGSDVYGRRGGDSSGIDWPDPSTERVMHMWREILSDLCKVRDAGDEERLGMRDEASRIEWLAKWQLLHALEIRIRHREHGRMPGTGVSNGASNGESAESWSDPRLRALDLAWSAVDSGKGLFARMQGRLERTVSDDELRQACAEPPQDTRAWLRARLVRRFPTQIIGVAWARMTVRDDRGGDHAKTLRLDMRDSSKFGKSRCEAVLQRADSAAEAVEMLAAEPFAADRDWRLR, encoded by the coding sequence ATGAGCGTGTTGCGCCTCATGGGCACCGAGACCGAATATGCGGTGAGCGACTTCGAGGATACCCGGAGCAATCCCATGCAGCTGCCCTTCGACGTCGTCGCTGGTGTCGCAGACCCATCGACTCAAGGGATTCGTTGGGACTATGGGGAAGAGGATCCGACGCACGATGCCCGTGGCATGCGTCTGAGCAGAGCTGCCGCACCGGCAAGCATGCTGACGGATGCGCCGCAGCTGCATATCACGAATGTGATCGCTCCCAACGGTGGCCGAATCTACGTTGACCACGCCCACCCGGAATATTCCGCTCCGGAGACGAACGACCCCTTCATGGCTGTCCGATACGACCATGCAGGCGACGCATTGATGGAGCAGGCGGCGATCAGGGCAGGTCGACGCACCGGAAGGCAGATTCAGCTGCATCGGAACAATGTGGACGGCAAAGGTGCGAGCTGGGGAACCCATGAGAACTATCAGATGTTGCGCAGCGTTCCCTTCGCGCAGGTCCAGGGTCTGATGACCGCACATTTCGTCACCAGGCAGATCTATGCAGGTTCCGGCCGCGTAGGCATTGGCGAGCGGTCCGAAACCCCGGGATTTCAACTGAGTCAGCGTGCGGATTACATTCACAGTCGAATCGGCCTGCAGACGACATTCGAGCGTCCGATCATCAACACGCGCGATGAATCGCACAGCACGGACGAATTCAGACGCCTGCATGTGATTGTCGGCGATGCCAACCGCATGGATGTGCCGCAGGTCCTTAAGCTGGGCACCACCAGCATGCTGCTGTGGATGCTTGAGATGCGAATGCTCAGGCCAGAGCTTAACCGCGTGGAAGGTCATATGCCTCTCGACTTCGTCGACCCCGTGGAGGCCATGCACATTGTCTCGCACGATCTGGGGCTTTCTGCAAGGCTCGCTCTTGATGGCGGGGAAGAGATCACTGCGCTGGAGATGCAGCGTCGTCTGCTGGAAGCCGTTGAGCGGACCGGATCCGATGTATACGGCAGACGTGGCGGAGATTCTTCCGGGATTGACTGGCCGGATCCATCGACGGAACGCGTCATGCATATGTGGAGGGAGATTCTTTCGGACCTGTGCAAGGTAAGGGATGCGGGTGACGAAGAGCGTCTCGGAATGCGAGATGAAGCGTCTCGAATCGAGTGGCTGGCGAAATGGCAGCTCCTGCATGCGCTTGAGATTCGCATCCGTCATAGGGAGCATGGCCGGATGCCTGGAACCGGCGTATCCAATGGCGCATCCAATGGCGAATCTGCGGAGTCATGGTCAGATCCGAGACTCCGCGCACTCGATCTTGCATGGTCGGCCGTCGATTCCGGGAAGGGACTGTTCGCAAGGATGCAAGGTCGCCTCGAACGCACGGTCAGCGACGATGAGTTGCGGCAAGCCTGCGCGGAACCGCCGCAGGACACCCGAGCATGGTTGCGTGCTCGGCTTGTCAGACGCTTTCCGACTCAGATCATCGGCGTCGCCTGGGCAAGGATGACCGTCCGTGATGACAGGGGCGGCGACCATGCCAAGACGCTGAGGCTGGATATGCGCGATTCCTCGAAGTTCGGCAAGTCTCGTTGCGAGGCTGTGCTGCAGCGAGCCGACAGTGCGGCCGAGGCAGTCGAAATGCTCGCGGCCGAACCGTTCGCGGCCGATCGTGACTGGCGACTTCGCTGA
- the serB gene encoding phosphoserine phosphatase SerB: MDVDSTLIDEEVIDLIGDASGKGALISDITKRAMRGELDFRQALDERVSLLKGVPVSVLEDVFKEVHFTNGALDMIATAHDRGWTVGVVSGGFHEIVDGLVAQAGIDHAIANSLQVHDGLLTGSTVGETVTKETKLRALRAWAEQDGVDMADTVAIGDGANDIPMILAAGTGIAFCAKPAVRKAAPYTLNVRDLRQVISIIDGL, encoded by the coding sequence ATGGACGTCGATTCGACGCTCATCGACGAGGAAGTCATCGATCTTATCGGCGATGCCAGTGGCAAGGGCGCGCTTATCTCCGACATCACGAAGCGGGCGATGCGTGGCGAACTGGATTTCAGACAGGCTCTCGACGAACGCGTGAGTCTCCTGAAAGGCGTGCCCGTCTCGGTTTTGGAAGATGTCTTCAAGGAGGTGCACTTCACCAATGGCGCGCTCGATATGATCGCGACGGCGCACGACCGGGGCTGGACCGTCGGCGTGGTTTCCGGAGGATTCCACGAGATCGTCGATGGACTTGTCGCACAGGCGGGAATCGACCATGCCATCGCCAACTCCTTGCAGGTCCATGATGGCCTGCTCACAGGCAGCACCGTGGGCGAAACCGTAACCAAGGAGACGAAGTTGCGCGCGCTCAGAGCCTGGGCGGAGCAGGACGGCGTCGATATGGCAGACACCGTTGCCATCGGTGACGGCGCCAACGACATTCCGATGATTCTCGCCGCCGGAACAGGCATCGCGTTCTGTGCGAAGCCTGCGGTTCGCAAAGCCGCGCCATATACGCTTAATGTCCGAGATCTGAGACAGGTCATCTCAATAATCGATGGGCTATGA
- the fmt gene encoding methionyl-tRNA formyltransferase, with the protein MKLLFAGTPEVAVPSLQALADDDAFEIVAVLTRPDAPQGRGRRLVPSPVKRAALELGIPVLDGNPSDPAFVSELRSTGAEIAAVVAYGRILRQAALDAMPLGWYNLHFSLLPQWRGAAPVQRAIWAGDRLSGATVFRITKGLDDGPVIAQSTVEIGRHETAGSLLGRLSMDGSHLLSMAIKAVASGKARPEPQQQGVFEKAEKIGVDDAHIDFRAPAYAVERQIRACTPEPGAWAHLHQDRGNDKPLLMHVLDAREARYLPDEQPQELKDVVLSPGELLTSKRHVWVGTLTVPLELREVKLQGRKAMDASAWARGAHLSDSAFLD; encoded by the coding sequence ATGAAGTTGCTGTTTGCAGGCACTCCGGAGGTTGCCGTGCCTTCGTTGCAAGCCTTGGCAGATGATGATGCCTTCGAGATAGTAGCGGTTCTGACGCGCCCCGATGCGCCGCAGGGGCGCGGTCGCAGACTCGTGCCCAGCCCGGTCAAGCGGGCGGCCCTGGAGCTGGGTATCCCCGTGCTTGACGGCAATCCGAGCGACCCCGCATTCGTTTCGGAGCTGAGGTCGACGGGCGCGGAGATTGCGGCGGTCGTGGCATACGGCAGGATTCTTCGTCAGGCCGCCCTCGATGCGATGCCGCTTGGCTGGTATAACCTTCATTTCTCGCTGCTTCCGCAGTGGAGAGGGGCCGCCCCTGTTCAGCGCGCCATCTGGGCTGGGGATCGTCTTTCGGGAGCGACGGTGTTTCGCATCACCAAAGGGCTGGATGATGGACCAGTCATCGCCCAGTCCACCGTGGAAATAGGAAGGCATGAGACTGCCGGGTCGCTGCTGGGCCGTCTGTCCATGGATGGCTCCCATCTGCTTTCAATGGCCATCAAGGCAGTCGCTTCGGGCAAGGCACGTCCAGAACCACAGCAGCAGGGAGTGTTCGAGAAGGCGGAGAAGATAGGCGTAGACGATGCTCACATCGACTTCCGCGCGCCTGCCTATGCAGTCGAGCGCCAAATTCGCGCCTGCACTCCCGAACCTGGTGCGTGGGCTCATCTGCATCAGGATCGTGGCAATGACAAGCCGTTGCTCATGCATGTTCTTGATGCGCGTGAGGCCAGATATCTTCCCGATGAGCAGCCGCAGGAACTGAAGGATGTCGTTCTTTCGCCAGGTGAGCTGCTCACCTCCAAGAGACATGTGTGGGTGGGGACCCTGACCGTCCCATTGGAACTGCGTGAGGTCAAGCTTCAGGGGCGCAAGGCGATGGATGCCTCCGCCTGGGCAAGGGGCGCGCATCTTTCCGACAGCGCATTCCTGGACTGA
- the arc gene encoding proteasome ATPase gives MEEDSLRDSDESSASRLSDMAAQLDLSQRKNHALAAALTKAAEELGKVKSQMEQLAKPPMSFAVFISQDRISLDSHNVRHATAEIALSNRRMIVPVAPNVDLQRATCGESVLLNENMVLVEFRGRHQTGQVRTVLQVIDMPNLVVQDSSGAASVVTRAGKVMDTRIVAGDRVILDDSGHIALDLLPAEDETNLVLEETPDVSYADIGGLDSQIDRIRDAVQLPFEHRELFERYDLRPPKGVLLYGPPGNGKTMIAKAVAHSLAQGTHARRGIFLSVKGPELLNKFVGESERLIRGIFKRARERAAQGALVIVFIDEMDSLLRTRGSGVSSDVETTIVPQFLAELDGVEALDNVIVIGASNRVDMIDPAVLRPGRLDVKIRVDRPNKAQATSILRHYLTNDLPLQLDRDSESLASSVVSDAFSRGADRKVCDVCDERGQWTSVFFADVISGAMLKNIVDRAKTKAVKASIESGSDVALGESILADAVQDEFVESADSIGDADPSQWSNITGLDVGRVVRIERGRESEGRPA, from the coding sequence ATGGAAGAGGATTCCCTACGAGATTCCGACGAATCCTCAGCCAGCCGACTTTCCGATATGGCCGCGCAGCTCGATCTTTCGCAACGAAAGAACCATGCGCTTGCAGCCGCCCTCACCAAGGCGGCGGAGGAATTGGGAAAGGTCAAGTCACAGATGGAGCAGCTCGCGAAGCCTCCGATGAGCTTCGCAGTGTTCATTTCCCAGGATCGCATTTCGCTTGACAGCCACAATGTGCGTCATGCGACGGCGGAGATCGCGCTCTCGAACCGGCGCATGATCGTTCCCGTTGCACCCAACGTCGACCTGCAGAGGGCCACGTGCGGAGAGTCGGTCCTGCTCAATGAGAACATGGTGCTGGTCGAATTCCGAGGAAGGCATCAGACCGGACAGGTCCGAACTGTGCTGCAGGTCATCGATATGCCGAATCTGGTGGTGCAGGATTCGTCAGGCGCTGCATCGGTCGTGACCCGCGCAGGCAAGGTGATGGACACCAGGATCGTGGCGGGGGATCGTGTCATTCTTGACGATTCTGGCCATATCGCACTCGATCTGCTGCCGGCGGAGGATGAGACGAATCTCGTCCTCGAGGAGACACCGGATGTCAGCTACGCCGATATCGGTGGTCTCGACTCGCAGATCGACCGTATCCGCGACGCTGTGCAGCTGCCCTTCGAGCATCGGGAACTCTTCGAACGCTACGACCTGAGACCTCCGAAGGGCGTCCTGCTGTATGGGCCTCCGGGCAACGGCAAAACGATGATCGCCAAGGCGGTTGCCCACTCGCTTGCTCAGGGGACGCATGCCCGACGTGGCATCTTCCTTTCAGTCAAGGGGCCGGAGCTGCTCAACAAGTTCGTCGGTGAATCCGAGCGGCTCATACGCGGCATCTTCAAGCGGGCCCGCGAAAGGGCCGCCCAAGGCGCTCTGGTGATCGTCTTCATTGACGAGATGGATTCGCTGCTGCGCACGCGTGGATCCGGAGTCTCGTCGGACGTTGAGACGACCATCGTGCCGCAGTTCCTGGCGGAGCTCGACGGAGTGGAGGCCCTTGACAACGTGATCGTGATCGGAGCTTCGAACCGAGTGGACATGATCGACCCAGCCGTGCTGAGACCAGGAAGGCTGGATGTGAAGATTCGTGTCGACAGACCCAACAAGGCTCAGGCGACGAGCATCCTTCGGCACTATCTGACGAATGACCTGCCCCTTCAGCTCGACCGCGATTCGGAGAGCCTGGCATCGTCGGTCGTCAGCGATGCCTTCTCGCGGGGTGCGGACCGCAAGGTGTGCGATGTCTGCGATGAACGGGGTCAATGGACGAGCGTGTTCTTCGCCGATGTGATATCAGGGGCGATGCTGAAGAATATCGTCGACCGCGCGAAGACCAAGGCGGTCAAGGCTTCCATTGAAAGTGGCAGCGATGTGGCGCTGGGCGAATCGATCCTCGCCGATGCCGTGCAAGATGAATTCGTTGAAAGCGCTGACTCGATCGGTGATGCCGATCCTTCGCAGTGGTCGAATATCACGGGATTGGATGTCGGACGTGTCGTACGCATCGAGCGCGGTCGGGAATCCGAAGGCAGGCCTGCATGA